One region of Bradyrhizobium betae genomic DNA includes:
- a CDS encoding LOG family protein, producing MEDKPTRSTENSSTSNAEQIRSPAYSLAALDQDFLLRDSMRGMRFMLEYAKAEEYLRSWGVRSTIVVFGSARVRKDGPEPHSRWYREARAFARLASERGGALTSNGGIRDNVIATGGGPGIMEAANRGASDAGAPSIGFNITLPNEQQPNPYSTPALTLRFHYFAMRKMHLAMRANALVAFPGGFGTLDELFEILTLRQTEKSPAIPIVLFDEHYWRSAINFEALIESGTIDRSDCDLFRFAETAEDIWAKLLACGLGIPGLSCQNSQFSRVTANRPIERPLEANLRPLPEV from the coding sequence ATGGAAGACAAGCCGACAAGGTCGACTGAGAACTCGTCGACTTCCAACGCGGAGCAGATCCGTTCGCCGGCCTATTCGCTGGCTGCGCTCGATCAGGATTTTCTGCTGCGCGATTCCATGCGCGGCATGCGTTTCATGCTGGAGTACGCCAAGGCTGAGGAGTACTTGAGGTCTTGGGGGGTGCGCTCCACCATCGTCGTCTTTGGTTCTGCGCGGGTGCGAAAGGACGGACCCGAACCGCACTCGCGATGGTATCGGGAAGCTCGCGCCTTCGCGCGCCTGGCTTCAGAGCGTGGCGGCGCCTTGACCTCGAACGGCGGCATCCGGGACAACGTCATCGCGACCGGCGGCGGTCCCGGTATCATGGAAGCTGCAAACCGTGGTGCATCGGATGCGGGAGCACCTTCCATCGGGTTCAACATCACTCTTCCCAATGAGCAGCAACCCAACCCCTACTCCACGCCCGCCCTGACGCTCCGATTTCACTACTTCGCGATGCGAAAGATGCACCTCGCCATGCGCGCCAATGCGCTCGTCGCATTCCCCGGCGGTTTCGGCACCCTCGACGAGCTGTTCGAGATCCTTACGCTGAGGCAGACGGAGAAGTCGCCCGCCATTCCCATCGTGCTATTCGACGAGCACTACTGGCGGTCTGCCATCAACTTCGAGGCGCTGATCGAAAGCGGCACGATCGACAGATCAGACTGCGACCTTTTTCGGTTCGCGGAGACCGCAGAGGATATCTGGGCGAAACTGCTTGCGTGCGGTCTCGGCATTCCGGGCCTCTCTTGCCAGAACTCGCAGTTCAGCCGGGTGACTGCCAACCGACCCATAGAACGTCCGCTGGAGGCGAATCTACGTCCCCTCCCGGAAGTATAG
- a CDS encoding MBL fold metallo-hydrolase, which yields MTLRLSFLGGAGTVTGSKYLLDSGSHRILVDCGLFQGKRALREMNWTSFPVHPESISAVVLTHAHLDHSGALPLLVKQGFAGPIVCSEATAGLCEVLLRDSGHIQEQDALFANKHGFSRHKPALPLYGVKDAEAALRLLRPISFRREHSLPGGGRTMLRHAGHILGAASVELEWNRTSIVFSGDLGRQDDPIMLRPEAPTRSDYLIVESTYGDRSHPTIDPQRELEEIVATTTKRGGTVVIPAFAVGRVQVLLHYFERIKSAGGLTNVPIFLDSPMAVDASDIFCRFKSDHKLTHEECRRTCAVATYIRSVEDSKRLGSSPIPKVIISASGMATGGRVLHHLKRFAPYQKNTILFAGYQAEGTRGAAMTSGAKSVRIHGEDVPVAAEVRNIEALSAHADANEILTWLKSIGGAPKATYITHGELQASKALQARVSAELGWTSLVPEQGQEALLA from the coding sequence ATGACTCTAAGATTGTCTTTCTTGGGTGGGGCAGGGACCGTTACAGGCTCCAAGTATCTTCTGGACTCCGGATCGCATCGCATTCTTGTCGATTGCGGCCTCTTTCAAGGAAAGCGGGCTCTCCGAGAAATGAATTGGACAAGCTTCCCCGTCCACCCAGAGAGCATTTCGGCCGTCGTCCTTACTCATGCCCACCTGGATCATTCGGGCGCACTGCCGCTGCTGGTGAAGCAGGGCTTCGCGGGTCCGATCGTCTGTTCGGAGGCGACCGCCGGACTCTGCGAGGTACTGCTGCGCGATTCGGGCCACATCCAGGAGCAGGACGCACTGTTTGCCAACAAGCATGGGTTCTCGAGACACAAGCCGGCCCTTCCTCTCTACGGCGTGAAGGATGCCGAAGCTGCGCTGCGGCTACTGAGGCCGATCTCGTTTCGCCGCGAACATTCCCTGCCTGGCGGAGGACGCACAATGCTCCGACACGCGGGGCACATCCTAGGTGCAGCATCGGTCGAGCTGGAGTGGAATCGAACGTCGATCGTCTTCTCGGGGGATCTGGGGCGGCAAGACGATCCTATCATGTTGCGGCCGGAAGCCCCTACGCGGTCCGACTACCTTATCGTCGAATCGACATACGGAGACCGCTCTCATCCGACCATCGATCCTCAGCGCGAACTTGAGGAAATCGTCGCAACGACGACCAAAAGAGGCGGCACGGTGGTCATTCCGGCCTTCGCGGTCGGTCGGGTCCAGGTGCTCCTCCACTACTTCGAACGCATCAAATCGGCCGGAGGGCTTACCAACGTGCCGATCTTCCTGGACAGTCCGATGGCGGTCGACGCCAGCGATATCTTCTGCAGGTTCAAATCGGATCACAAGCTCACGCATGAGGAATGCCGCAGGACATGCGCCGTCGCGACCTATATCCGCTCGGTCGAGGATTCGAAGCGCCTTGGCAGCAGCCCGATTCCCAAGGTCATCATTTCCGCGAGCGGAATGGCTACCGGCGGCCGGGTGCTTCATCACTTGAAGCGTTTCGCGCCGTATCAGAAAAATACGATCCTGTTCGCAGGCTATCAGGCCGAGGGCACTCGAGGGGCCGCGATGACGTCGGGAGCGAAGTCAGTCCGTATCCACGGAGAGGATGTGCCTGTCGCTGCGGAGGTCCGTAACATAGAAGCTCTGTCTGCGCACGCCGACGCGAACGAGATCCTGACGTGGCTGAAGAGCATCGGAGGCGCTCCAAAGGCGACGTACATCACTCACGGTGAGCTGCAAGCCTCGAAGGCGCTACAGGCGCGAGTTTCGGCCGAACTCGGTTGGACCAGTCTCGTTCCGGAGCAGGGTCAGGAAGCTCTGTTGGCTTGA
- a CDS encoding YqaA family protein produces the protein MIVHATTHKVVAMVLARAERRSFVPLVGLTAFISALSMSVPVEWLVVAASLANQRRWMLIASIAAVGSAIASLGLYLAFHHFGWNLLLARFPDLAGSQAWLQATDWLSRYGLMAIFGLMALPLPFPKLPMLAVAGIYRLPIADVFVAILVGKIIKYLAYAYLATRFPLALRFFTEHGWIAASLTASREGRTPIVSPSVRGAGSERSEEARIG, from the coding sequence ATGATCGTTCACGCGACGACGCATAAGGTTGTCGCTATGGTGCTCGCCCGAGCCGAGCGCAGGTCGTTCGTTCCGTTGGTCGGGCTGACGGCATTTATCTCCGCGTTGTCGATGAGCGTGCCCGTGGAGTGGCTGGTCGTCGCTGCTTCATTGGCCAATCAACGCAGATGGATGTTGATCGCTTCGATCGCCGCGGTGGGAAGCGCGATCGCTTCGCTCGGTCTTTATCTCGCATTTCATCACTTCGGCTGGAATCTCTTGCTCGCCCGTTTTCCGGACCTCGCAGGCTCGCAAGCCTGGCTGCAAGCTACCGATTGGCTATCGAGATACGGTCTAATGGCGATATTCGGGCTGATGGCTTTGCCGTTGCCTTTCCCCAAGTTGCCCATGCTTGCGGTAGCGGGAATCTATCGGCTGCCAATCGCGGACGTCTTCGTCGCCATCCTTGTCGGCAAGATTATCAAGTATTTGGCCTACGCGTATTTGGCCACGCGGTTCCCATTGGCTCTGCGCTTTTTCACCGAACACGGCTGGATCGCTGCCAGCCTGACGGCGAGCCGCGAAGGGAGAACGCCGATCGTCTCTCCGTCGGTGCGCGGGGCCGGCAGCGAAAGAAGTGAGGAAGCTAGGATTGGCTGA